In Perognathus longimembris pacificus isolate PPM17 chromosome 3, ASM2315922v1, whole genome shotgun sequence, a single window of DNA contains:
- the Tdrd3 gene encoding tudor domain-containing protein 3 isoform X4, which produces MLRLQMTDGHTSCTAVEFSYMPKISLNTPPGTKIKLSGIVDIKNGFLLLNDSNTTVLGGEVEHLIDKWELQRSLSKHNRSNIGTEGGPPPFVPFGQKCVSHTQVDSRELDRRKTLQVTMPVKTTNDNDEFEKQRTAAIAEVAKSKETKTFGGGGGGVRGNLNMGSVGNRNREVSQKEKSSKAEGKHEGVYRELVDEKALKHITEMGFSKEASRQALMDNGNNLEAALNVLLNSNKQKPVVGPPPRGRGKGRGRGRSEDEDDLGNARPSAPSTLFDFLESKMGTLNVEEPKSQLQHVHQGQYRMSNTEQNGVKDNNQPRHLPRNDTRQTRNEKPPRFQRDTQNLKSALEGSGLPRSRGSERLNTSTGAEVWAEERIKCDRPYSRYERTKDTSYPSTSQHSDGAFKKRENSMQSRPGKAPTYGEVKENPLPQESVDYNNQKRGKRENYTGNLDHFYDRKSRTITNEAFSNAKMEKHFKVNMNYQHPVRSNFIGVPNGETEMPLKGRRVGPIKSAGPATVEPYDDQIFYNSVPKRRSGPIKPEKVLESSIPMEYAKMWKPGDECFALYWEDNKFYRAEVEALHSSGMTAVVKFIDYGNYEEVLLSNIKPIQTEAWNATVSQSSLKLGSSDFLPQSPELLELLQAQGTCLSLAESSIQKGEEVLQQ; this is translated from the exons ATGCTACGTTTGCAGATGACTGATGGTCATACAAGTTGCACTGCAGTAGAATTTAGTTATATGCCAAAAATAAG TTTGAACACACCACCTGGAACTAAAATTAAGCTCTCAGGAATTGTTGACATAAAAAATGGATTCCTGCTCTTGAATGACTCCAACACCACAGTTCTTGGTGGGGAAGTAGAACACCTTATTGACAAATGGGAGTTACAAAGA AGCTTATCAAAACACAATAGAAGCAATATTGGAACTGAAGGTGGACCACCTCCTTTTGTGCCTTTTGGACAG AAGTGTGTATCACATACCCAGGTGGATAGCCGAGAACTTGATCGAAGAAAGACATTGCAAGTTACGATGCCTGTTAAGACTACAAATGATAATGATGAATTTGAAAAGCAAAGGACTGCTGCCATTGCAGAAGTTGCAAAGAGCAAAGAA ACCAAGACAtttggaggaggtggtggtggtgtccgAGGTAATCTCAATATGGGTTCCGTTGGGAACCGAAATAGGGAAGTTTCACAGAAAGAAAAGTCATCCAAAGCAGAGGGGAAACATGAAGGAGTCTATAGAGAACTG GTTGATGAGAAGGCACTGAAGCACATAACGGAAATGGGCTTCAGTAAGGAAGCATCCAGGCAAGCCCTTATGGATAATGGCAACAACTTAGAAGCAGCACTGAATGTACTTCTTAACAGCAATAAACAGAAACCTGTTGTGGGTCCCCCTCCAAGAG GTAGAGGAAAAGGCAGGGGTCGAGGAAGATCTGAAGATGAAGACGACCTGGGGAATGCAAGACCTTCAGCACCAAGCACATTATTTGACTTTTTGGAATCTAAAATGGGAACTTTGAATGTGGAAG AACCTAAGTCACAGCTGCAACACGTTCATCAGGGACAGTACAGAATGTCAAATACTGAGCAAAATGGAGTGAAAGATAATAATCAGCCAAGACACCTTCCTCGAAATGATACCAGACAGACAAGAAATGAAAAACCTCCTCGTTTTCAAAGAGATACACAAAACTTAAAATCAGCTTTAGAAGGCAGTGGATTACCTAGAAGTAGAGGTTCTGAGAGACTGAATACTTCAACAGGAGCTGAAGTGTGGGCTGAAGAGAGAATCAAGTGTGATAGACCCTATTCTAGATATGAAAGAACTAAAGATACTTCATACCCTTCAACATCTCAGCACAGTGATGgtgcttttaaaaaaagagagaactctATGCAAAGTAGACCAGGTAAAGCTCCAACATATGGAGAGGTGAAGGAAAATCCACTTCCTCAAGAATCTGTAGATTATAATAACCAAAAACGTGGCAAAAGAGAAAACTACACAGGAAACCTAGATCATTTTTATGACAGGAAGTCACGAACAATAACTAACGAGGCTTTCAGTAATgcaaaaatggaaaaacattttaaagtaaatatgaaTTATCAACATCCTGTCCGAAGTAATTTCATTGGTGTTCCAAATGGAGAGACAGAAATGCCGCTGAAAGGAAGACGAGTAGGACCCATTAAGTCAGCAGGGCCTGCCACAGTTGAACCCTATGATGATCAAATATTTTACAATAGTGTGCCTAAAAGAAGGTCTGGGCCAATTAAGCCAGAAAAAGTGCTAGAGTCATCTATCCCTATGGAGTATGCAAAAATGTGGAAACCTGGAGATGAATGCTTTGCACTTTATTGGGAAGACAACAAG TTTTACCGAGCAGAAGTTGAAGCCCTCCATTCTTCGGGTATGACGGCGGTTGTTAAATTTATTGATTATGGGAACTATGAAGAGGTGCTACTAAGCAATATCAAGCCTATTCAAACAGAGGCATGG